From the genome of Fusobacterium varium, one region includes:
- the nanK_1 gene encoding N-acetylmannosamine kinase, which yields MILTNAKGIVIKKHSKTLQKGGPSITDSLMEELEFFLSRLSKSIFKSIIGIGISVPGIVNEEGKFIEFNSKNKTDISIIGKIKKKFNIPVLVENESNLSAIAEAFLSENSLLSNFTALTINDYVGISSFTREKNQNNFHFKAGRMHHMIVNPEGRICNCGSRGCWGAYVSNPALVEEFHKVFKKIKKYENIFQNEYLETKEGKKILDEYIKYLAIGIKNLLFFSNPEKLIISGKICHQQKYIKEKLLEEIYNEHIFYRGKETIIFSSFDENSSLIGAAIFPIVDSLF from the coding sequence ATGATACTTACAAATGCTAAAGGTATTGTCATAAAAAAACATTCTAAAACACTTCAAAAAGGTGGGCCTTCCATTACAGATTCGCTAATGGAAGAATTAGAATTCTTTTTAAGCAGATTATCTAAATCTATTTTTAAAAGTATTATTGGAATAGGAATATCAGTTCCGGGTATAGTAAATGAAGAAGGGAAATTTATAGAATTTAATTCTAAAAATAAAACTGATATTTCTATAATTGGAAAAATCAAAAAAAAATTTAATATTCCTGTTCTTGTAGAAAATGAATCAAATCTTTCTGCAATTGCTGAAGCTTTTTTAAGCGAAAATTCACTTTTATCAAATTTTACAGCTCTTACTATTAATGATTATGTAGGAATAAGCTCTTTTACTAGAGAAAAAAATCAAAATAATTTTCATTTTAAAGCTGGAAGAATGCACCATATGATAGTAAATCCTGAAGGAAGAATTTGCAACTGTGGCTCTAGAGGTTGTTGGGGAGCATATGTTTCAAATCCAGCCTTAGTTGAAGAATTTCATAAAGTATTTAAAAAAATAAAGAAATATGAAAATATTTTCCAAAATGAATATTTAGAAACTAAAGAAGGGAAAAAAATATTAGATGAATATATAAAATATCTTGCCATTGGTATAAAAAATCTATTATTCTTTTCTAACCCAGAAAAACTTATAATTTCAGGTAAAATATGTCATCAACAGAAATATATTAAAGAAAAACTGCTAGAAGAAATATATAACGAACATATTTTCTATCGTGGAAAAGAAACTATAATCTTTTCTTCTTTTGATGAAAATTCAAGCCTTATAGGTGCTGCTATATTTCCAATAGTAGATTCATTATTTTAA